The sequence below is a genomic window from Cryobacterium arcticum.
CGCTGGAACCAGGCCTACTACCGCCTCGCGCAAGGCCTGTAACCCGCGGGCCGCGCCTCAGGCGTCGGCGTGCACGACGCGGTTGCGGCCGTCGCGTTTGGCGAGGTACATGCGCACGTCGGCGGCCCGCAACAGCGCGGTGCTGGTGTCGCCGTCGGCGGGCGCCAGCGCCACGCCCAGGCTTACGGTGACGTGCAGTCCGGCGGAGATCGGTGACCAGTCGTGTGAGCCCACGGCCATCCGTACCCGCTCGGACAGCTCGATGACCTGGTCCTCCACCAGTGCGGGGACGATGAGCAGGAATTCCTCGCCGCCCAGCCGTGCGGCGACAGCCCCGGGGACCGGTGCGAGCGCATCCGTGAGAATACGGCCGAGCGCCCGGAGCACCTCGTCGCCCACCTCGTGCGACAGGGTGTCGTTGATGCGCTTGAAGTGGTCCACGTCGAGCATGGCGATGGCCACCGGGCTGCCGCCCTCCCGGTGCAGCATGAGCAGCATGGTGAGGTGCTCGTCGACGAATCGGCGATTGTGCAGGTCGGTGAGCGGGTCGCGCTCGGCCATCTCGCGGTAACGTTCGCTCTCCTGACGGGACTCCGCGGTCTGGAACATGGCCTCGAGGATGCGCCCCTTGGCCTCGTTCTCGCTGGCGCTGAGCGCGATGGACTGGGTGTGGTAGCTCCGGTACGACTCGAATGCCGCCTGGAAGTCTTCTCTGGCCGCGTACGTCTCGGCCTGCTCCCGGGTGACCTCGGTGGTCCAGCGCGCCAGGCCGTGTGCCTCGCTCAGCGCCAGACACCGGTCGATGACGTCCTGGGCCTCGTCGAAGCGCCCCTGGGTGCGATACGTCTCGGCCAGGGTGACCAGCGCCGCCGCGATGCTGTCCGGGTGGTAGTCCACCGGCTTGGCCTCAAGGGCGGTCTCGAGGGTGGCCGCAGCCTCGTCGAGCCGACCGGCCACCAGGTAGACCCTGGCGATGGTGTCACGGGCGTACATGCCGATCGGGCGGTTGTTGAGTTGCGACAGCGCGATCAGGCTTTCCACGGCGGTCATGGCCTCGTCGTGGTTGCCCGCGAGGTACTCGGTGTAGGCCAGGTTGTTGAGAATTTGATAGCGGATGCTGGTCTCAGGGTCGTCGATGACCAGCCGGAGCGCCTCGTTGTAGCGCCTCCGCGCCTCGTCGAACGAACCCGCCGAGCCGAGGGCATCCGCCAGGGTCAGCCGCGCCGCCGCTCGCATCAGCGGCACCTCGGAGTCATCGAGCAGGCTGTTGGTCGCCACGGCGTGCTCGAGGGAGAGGGCCCGGTCGCCGACGAGCTCGAAGATGGACCCCAGCACCTCGTGGCAGCGGGACTGCAGGGCCAGCTCGCCGTGCCGCTCCGCCCAGTCGAGCATGCGCTGCATCTCGACGGCGCCCTGGCGCGGGTCGCCGCGGCGGGTGAGGATCGAGGCGATCTGCACCTCGAGACGACGGCCCAGCACTCCGTGCACGCCGATGTCGGCCAGGTCGGCAAGCCACTCCTGGGCGGCCGTGAGCGCGACATCCTTGTCGATCCAATACTGGCGCTCGATCCACGCCAACCGCTCCTCCGCCGTGCGGTGCCCCACCGTCGCCACTGCGATCACTCCCCCTGTTTCGCCCCAGCCTAGCCGCCCGCCACGGGCCGCCACCCCGGTGTTTCTCACCCAGTCCGGGTGATCCAGATCCTGCCTGTGTGATTACCGTGAAGAGCAGCCAAGGACTGTGACCTGCCGCCCCTCAGCGGCGGCAGGACCTCGGCCAGACGTTACCGAGAAAGGGTGCCGACCATGAGTTTCTGGTCTAGTTTCTGGGATTTCATCGGATTCTTCTTTTGGACATTCGTGTTCGTGTCCTACCTGTTCGCACTCTTCGCCGTGATCATCGACGTGTTCCGGGATCGGGAGCTCAACGGCTGGCTCAAGGCGCTGTGGCTGATCTTCCTGGTCTTCGTGCCGATCCTCACGGTGCTCGTCTACGTGATCGCGCGCGGCCGCGGCATGGCCGAACGCCAGGCCAAGGCCGGAATGCAGGAGCGGGCGAGCACCGACGACTACATCCGGTCGGTGGCCGGCAGCAACCCGGCCCAAGACATCGCGCAAGCCAAGAACCTCTTGGACAGCGGTGCCATCACACAGGGTGAATACGCGGTACTGAAGGATCGCGCACTGGGTAACACCCAGGCACGTTCAGACGTCGTCTGACGGCTGGAGGGCGGGTCGGGCCGCCAACCAGTTCTCGAGTTCAGGTGCCGGGACCGGCTGCGACATGAAGAACCCCTGCGCAAGGTCGCAGCCGTACCGGGCCAGTTCGTCGTAGGCCACACCGCTCTCGACGCCCTCGGCCACCATGCGCAGGCCCAGGCTGTGGGCCAGTTCGATGGTGGACGCCACGAGGGAGGCGGCGCGCGCGTCGTCGGCCATGGGAAGCACGAAGGACCTGTCGAGTTTGAGCTCGTCGATGGGCAGGTCGCGCAGGTAGGACAACGAGCTGTAACCGGTGCCGAAGTCGTCCACAGAGATCTGGATGCCCGCCTCGCGCAGCCGGAACAGCACGTCCCTGGCCCGGTCACGGTCGCTCATCAGGAAGTCCTCGGTGATCTCGAGCATCAGTGATGAGGGTGGCAGCGCCCGGGCGGCGACCATGGCCGCGATCTCATTCGGCAGGTCCACGTCGACGAGCGAACTGGCCGATATGTTGACGGCGATGGGCAGCGTGCGGCCATGCTCCTGCCAGATCGCAGCCTGGTCGAGCGCCTTGGTGAGCACGATCCGGGTGAGGGAATGCATCAGCCCCGACTCCTCGACGAGGTCGAGGAACTCCTCGGGCAGCAGCAGCCCCCGGGTCGGGTGCTGCCAGCGCACGAGCGCCTCCACGCCGATCACGGCGTTGCTCCGCATCTCCACCTTGGGCTGGTAGTACACCACCAGCTGGTCCTCGCTCAGGGCCGTGCGCAGCTCCTGCAGGGTGCGCAACCGCGTGTCACCGTGGCTGTCGTCCTCCGAGCTGTAGACGTGATGGCCCAGCCGGTTGGCCTTGGCCCGGTACATCGCCATGTCCGCGCGACGCATCAGGTCGCTGAGGTCGTGCCCCTGCTCGGGGAACAGCGCGATGCCGATGCTCACGCTGGTCTGCACCGACAGGCCGTCGAGGGCGAAGGTGCGGGCGAGGGCATCGCGCAGACCCACTGCGACAGCGGTGGCCCCGGCCTCGCCGGCGTCGGCGAGCAGGATGGCGAATTCGTCGCCGCCGAGGCGGGCCAGCCGGGCGTTCGGCGGCAGCGCCGCCGCCAGCCGGGCGCTCACCTGCACGAGCAGCCGGTCGCCCACGTCGTGGCCGAGACTGTCGTTGACCTCCTTGAATCTGTCGAGGTCGAGCAGCATCAGGGCGCTGTGCCGTTGCCGGGCCGCGGTGCGGCTGACGACGAGCAGCGCGGGCGCATCCGCGTAGAGGGCCCGCCGATTGGGCAGGCCGGTCAGGTCGTCTGTGCGGGCCTGCCGACGCAGCATCCGCTGCCGGAACACCAGCGGGATCGCGGCGAGGGCCACGGTGAGGCCCGCCAGGATGACGGCGAGGACGGGCTGCGCCACCTGGGTGCCGAGCACGAGCACACCCAGGCCCGAGGCGACGGCGACGGCCGGCACGAAAAGCGCCGGTGTTCGCGTGCCGCCGAGCGCCGGCCGGCTGTTCGGCCTGCCCGCCGCGTTGACCCACACGGCCATGAGGGCCAGTCCCAGCGCCCAGGCCGCGTCGAGGGGAAGACCAACGAGGTAGAGGCCGTCCACCTCCAGGAGCGCGTAGACGATGTCGGCCGCGGCGAACACCAGGAGACCACCGACGAGGAAGGTCCAGCGCCGCCCGATGGTGAGCCCCGGAGCGGCGGCGATGCCGGCGACGGCGGCAACGAGGAGCAGGTCGAACACCGGATACGCCACCGCGACCACGGTAGCCAGAACCTCCGACTCGTCGACGGCCGAGGAGAGCACCGGTCCGAGCAGGGCCGTGAGGATGGCGGCGGAACCGATGGCGCCGACCGCGCTGTCCAGCAGCACCGACCAGGCCAGTCCGCGCATCTGGCTGCGCACGAGCGCCACCAGGGCGGCGAGCATCAGCGGATAGAAGAGGAGGTAGCCGACGTCGGCCAGGGACGGGAACGGCAGTTCGCCGCCGGCATCCATCGCCGTGACGTAGTAGGTGTCGGCGGCGGCGTTGAGCGTCACCGCGAGGGTGGCGAAGAGCACGTCGCCCCTGGCGAAGCCGGTGCGCACCGTGGCGACCCAGAACACCGCGACGGGGGCCCACTGGGTGAGTTCGCCCAGCCAGATGTCGACGAGCGGGTTCGGGCCGTCGCCGTGCAGCAACAACCCGATCGTGTACGCCACGACGACGACGAACACGAGCCAGATCGGCCACCGCTCACCGAGTCCGCGACCGTTCCCGCCCGGCCGGGGGATGCCCGACCGGGCCATGCCTG
It includes:
- a CDS encoding sensor domain-containing diguanylate cyclase, producing the protein MIAVATVGHRTAEERLAWIERQYWIDKDVALTAAQEWLADLADIGVHGVLGRRLEVQIASILTRRGDPRQGAVEMQRMLDWAERHGELALQSRCHEVLGSIFELVGDRALSLEHAVATNSLLDDSEVPLMRAAARLTLADALGSAGSFDEARRRYNEALRLVIDDPETSIRYQILNNLAYTEYLAGNHDEAMTAVESLIALSQLNNRPIGMYARDTIARVYLVAGRLDEAAATLETALEAKPVDYHPDSIAAALVTLAETYRTQGRFDEAQDVIDRCLALSEAHGLARWTTEVTREQAETYAAREDFQAAFESYRSYHTQSIALSASENEAKGRILEAMFQTAESRQESERYREMAERDPLTDLHNRRFVDEHLTMLLMLHREGGSPVAIAMLDVDHFKRINDTLSHEVGDEVLRALGRILTDALAPVPGAVAARLGGEEFLLIVPALVEDQVIELSERVRMAVGSHDWSPISAGLHVTVSLGVALAPADGDTSTALLRAADVRMYLAKRDGRNRVVHADA
- a CDS encoding PLDc N-terminal domain-containing protein, whose product is MSFWSSFWDFIGFFFWTFVFVSYLFALFAVIIDVFRDRELNGWLKALWLIFLVFVPILTVLVYVIARGRGMAERQAKAGMQERASTDDYIRSVAGSNPAQDIAQAKNLLDSGAITQGEYAVLKDRALGNTQARSDVV
- a CDS encoding putative bifunctional diguanylate cyclase/phosphodiesterase, with the protein product MARSGIPRPGGNGRGLGERWPIWLVFVVVVAYTIGLLLHGDGPNPLVDIWLGELTQWAPVAVFWVATVRTGFARGDVLFATLAVTLNAAADTYYVTAMDAGGELPFPSLADVGYLLFYPLMLAALVALVRSQMRGLAWSVLLDSAVGAIGSAAILTALLGPVLSSAVDESEVLATVVAVAYPVFDLLLVAAVAGIAAAPGLTIGRRWTFLVGGLLVFAAADIVYALLEVDGLYLVGLPLDAAWALGLALMAVWVNAAGRPNSRPALGGTRTPALFVPAVAVASGLGVLVLGTQVAQPVLAVILAGLTVALAAIPLVFRQRMLRRQARTDDLTGLPNRRALYADAPALLVVSRTAARQRHSALMLLDLDRFKEVNDSLGHDVGDRLLVQVSARLAAALPPNARLARLGGDEFAILLADAGEAGATAVAVGLRDALARTFALDGLSVQTSVSIGIALFPEQGHDLSDLMRRADMAMYRAKANRLGHHVYSSEDDSHGDTRLRTLQELRTALSEDQLVVYYQPKVEMRSNAVIGVEALVRWQHPTRGLLLPEEFLDLVEESGLMHSLTRIVLTKALDQAAIWQEHGRTLPIAVNISASSLVDVDLPNEIAAMVAARALPPSSLMLEITEDFLMSDRDRARDVLFRLREAGIQISVDDFGTGYSSLSYLRDLPIDELKLDRSFVLPMADDARAASLVASTIELAHSLGLRMVAEGVESGVAYDELARYGCDLAQGFFMSQPVPAPELENWLAARPALQPSDDV